In a single window of the Procambarus clarkii isolate CNS0578487 chromosome 51, FALCON_Pclarkii_2.0, whole genome shotgun sequence genome:
- the LOC138351810 gene encoding streptococcal hemagglutinin-like produces MSPAEVRSAPTSPAPRQAQRPNKPSAPTSPAPRQAQCPEKLSAPTNPAPRQAQRPDKPSASVNPTTHIQTHATLPISSLSLETREDASASAGEDASASAGEDASASAGEDASASAGEDASASAGEDASASAGEDASASAGEDASASAGEDASASAGEDASASAGEDASDSAGEDASASTGEDASASAGEDAGASAGEDAGASAGEDASASAGEDASASAGEDAGASAGEDASASAGEDASASAGEDASASAGEDAGASAGEDASASAGEDAGASAGEDASASAGEDAGASAGEDASASAGEDASASAGEDAGASAGEDASASAGEDASASTGEDASASTGEDASASAGEDASASAGEDASASAGEDASASAGKDAGASAGEDAGASAGEDASASTARG; encoded by the exons atgtcaccagcagaggtTCGCAG CGCCCCGACAAGCCCAGCGCCCCGACAAGCCCAGCGCCCCAACAAGCCTAGCGCCCCGACAAGCCCAGCGCCCCGGCAAGCCCAGTGCCCCGAGAAGCTCAGCGCCCCGACAAACCCAGCGCCCCGACAAGCCCAGCGCCCCGACAAGCCCAGCGCCTCCGTAAACCCAACGACACACATTCAGACACATGCTACACTTCccatctcctccctctccctggaGACCA GGGAGGATGCAAGTGCTTCAGCAGGGGAGGATGCAAGTGCTTCAGCAGGGGAGGATGCAAGTGCTTCAGCAGGGGAGGATGCAAGTGCTTCAGCAGGGGAGGATGCAAGTGCTTCAGCAGGGGAGGATGCAAGTGCTTCAGCAGGGGAGGATGCAAGTGCTTCAGCAGGGGAGGATGCAAGTGCTTCAGCAGGGGAGGATGCAAGTGCTTCAGCAGGGGAGGATGCAAGTGCTTCAGCAGGGGAGGATGCAAGTGATTCAGCAGGGGAGGATGCAAGTGCTTCAACAGGGGAGGATGCAAGTGCTTCAGCAGGGGAGGATGCAGGTGCTTCAGCAGGGGAGGATGCAGGTGCTTCAGCAGGGGAGGATGCAAGTGCTTCAGCAGGGGAGGATGCAAGTGCTTCAGCAGGGGAGGATGCAGGTGCTTCAGCAGGGGAGGATGCAAGTGCTTCAGCAGGGGAGGATGCAAGTGCTTCAGCAGGGGAGGATGCAAGTGCTTCAGCAGGGGAGGATGCAGGTGCTTCAGCAGGGGAGGATGCAAGTGCTTCAGCAGGGGAGGATGCAGGTGCTTCAGCAGGGGAGGATGCAAGTGCTTCAGCAGGGGAGGATGCAGGTGCTTCAGCAGGGGAGGATGCAAGTGCTTCAGCAGGGGAGGATGCAAGTGCTTCAGCAGGGGAGGATGCAGGTGCTTCAGCAGGGGAGGATGCAAGTGCTTCAGCAGGGGAGGATGCAAGTGCTTCAACAGGGGAGGATGCAAGTGCTTCAACAGGGGAGGATGCAAGTGCTTCAGCAGGGGAGGATGCAAGTGCTTCAGCAGGGGAGGATGCAAGTGCTTCAGCAGGGGAGGATGCAAGTGCTTCAGCAGGGAAGGATGCAGGTGCTTCAGCAGGGGAGGATGCAGGTGCTTCAGCAGGGGAGGATGCAAGTGCTTCAACAGCCAGGGGCTGA